The genomic DNA TATACTTCATACTTCATTCCGGCGGCGTCCAACAGGTCGGTGATCTGCTTGGTCAGACCGCAGCCAGTGATGCCCTTGTCGGTAACTACCAGGGGCTTGCTGCCGCCCAGAGCCTTGATTTTCTCAGGAATCTGCTTGGAAGCACCAATACCGATCAGAGTAACGCTGGGAATGAAAAATCCATACACCATTTCTTGAACAGCCATGATTGCACCTCGCTAAAGATTGTTTGACTCGAATAGAATCCACTCAATTAACTCTCGTGATTCCCCATAAGGCAAGAATGAGGCCAGACTGCTCGAAAACGTGAAAAATCCTTGCTTTTACACTGTAACATACCGAAATAAAATACCATAGCCAATTCACTCTACCCCTGAATGAAAGGCGACCGGCAATATGTTTTCAAAGCCCATCCCGTTTTGTATCACTTTGATCCTGGCCTTTATAGACAAGTTGAGTCAAAATGACTCATTGTGCCTCCCCGCCCCAAAAAAGCACCTTTGCCAGTCCTCTCAATGTTGGGTAGCATGGCCGAAATCGACCATATTATTCTTATTATTTTCAACGCCTTGAAGATATTCATCAAAGAAACGGCGTATGCCGGACAAGCCGGGACAAGCGGTCGTGTTCTTGCACTCTAAATGAAACAGACCAGTCGAGCCCAATCCCGGAACTCAAAGACAAACCCGTCGCGAGGAAAAGACATGGATATAAGAAAATTCTCTCTGCCAGAAATAATTTTCGGACATGGCAGCATGGAATATACAGGATCGTACGCTTTGCAGCTCGGCGCCAAGAAAGTCTTTGTGGTCAGCGATCCGGGTCTCGAGCGCAGCGGCTGGGTCGGCAAGCTCATCGAAGTTCTTGAGGCCTCGGCCTTGAAGTGGGTTTACTACTCGAACGTGAGCTCCAATCCGCGTGACTATGAAGTGCATCTGGGTGCGGATCTGTACAAGGCCGAAGGCGCGGACGTGGTCATCGGCCTTGGCGGAGGCAGCCCGCTGGACATGGCCAAGGGTGTGGCCACCGTGGCCAGCAACGGCGGGATAATCCAGGACTACGAAGGCGCGAACCTGATCATCAGGCCGCTTCCGCCCATGATCTTCCTGCCGTCCACGGCCGGAAGCGGCTCGGACATTTCCCAATTCGCCATCATCACCGATGTGGCGCGCAAGGTGAAAATGTCGCTCATCAGCCGCTCCCTGACGCCCAACGTATCCATCATCGATCCGGAAATGCTCTCCACCGCCGGCGACGACCTCATCGTGACCTCAGCCGTGGACGCACTGTCCCACGCCGTGGAATCCTACGTCTCGCTCATCGCCCACACGCTGACCGAGACCCAGGCCGTAAAAGCCATGCACCTCATTCTGGACAATTTGAAACCAGCTCTCAAAACCCGCGATCCCCTCGCCATGGAAAACCTGTCCATGGCGGCGGTTGCCGCAGGAATGAGCTTCAGCAACGCCAGTCTTGGGGCCTGCCATGCCATTGCCCACTCTCTTGGCGGATTTTTCGATACCACGCACGGAATGGTCCACCCGGTGCTCCTCCCTGCGGTCATGAGCTACAACCTGCCTGCCTGCGAGGCAAAGATGGCCACCATCGGAGAAATTGTCCTCGGCAAACGCCTGTCGTCATCCCTGCAAACAGCCGAGGGCGGCATCAAACGTCTCAAGGAGATTTTTCTGGAACTCGGCACCGCGGTTCATTTTCGCGAAATTGTGGATGACGAGACCGCCTTCCCCCAGATCTGTGAAATGGCCACCAAGGACGCATGCCTGCTGACCAACCCTCGCCCGGCCACGGCCGAGGAATTGCTGCGCATCTGCCAGGAGGTCTGGTGATGGGTAAGACCACGCTCAGCGACATCGTCGGGCCGGAATATACCAAGCTCGGTTTTTTCCGCGAAGTGCAGGAAAAAATGGGAGAGCTTGAGACATATAATGCGGAGCTTGAACGGAAAAAACAGGAAATCCAGGACATCCTGAACGGAATCATGGATCTTTTGGCGGTGGTCTCGCCGGATTACCGCATTGTCTACGTGAACAAGGTGTTCAACGACTATTTTGATATCCCCCACCCAGAAGGGCTCTTCTGCTATCAGGTTTTCCGGGGCGGCTCCGAGCCCTGCCAGATCTGCCCCCTGCGCACGGCCCTGCAAACCGGCAAGCCCGACCGGGCCTCATATATCGACCACCGACCGGACCGCAGCCTGCACTTCGAGGTCGTGGCCTCGCCCATGTTCGACGACAAGAGCCAGGTTCGCACGGTCCTGGTCTCAAAACGCGACGTGACCATGGAAAAAGAATATCAGGCCAAATACTATCAGGCCGAAAAAATGGCCACCATCGGCCTTCTGGCGGCGGGCGTGGCGCATGAGATCAACAATCCCCTGGCGGCCATCAGCGGCTTCTCCGAGGCATTGAAACGCCGCCTGCCCTACCTTGGGACCCTTCTGGACAAGGAAACGGAACAGGGCATCCTGGAGGATTTCACGGACTATACGACCACCATCCTCGAAGAATGCAACCGCTGCCGGGACATTGTCGGCAACCTGCTCTCGTTCAGCAGCCAGAAAACATGCAAATTCAATACAATAGACCTAAACTCTCTGGTCACGGGGTCCCTCAAGATTCTGCATCACCAGATCAAGTTGCATCCGGGCATAACCCTGCATCAGGATCTGTGCCCCGAACCCGTGACCATCCGGGGCGCCCAGGGCGAACTCAAGCAGGTCCTTTTGAACCTTGTGCTGAACGCCATGGACGCCATCGACGCCAAGGGAACCATCACCATCCGCACCAGCATGGACAACGCGGAACGCGCGGCGCTCATTGTCGAGGATACCGGACAGGGCATCCCCCCCGAAACCCTGGACAAGCTTTTCATCCCCTTTTTCACAACCAAGACCAAAGGGCACAGCATCGGCATCGGCCTGTCCATCTGCTACAACATCATTAAAATGCACGGCGGGGAAATCCACGTCTGCAGCGAACCCGGCAAGGGTTCCGCCTTCCGGGTCATGCTCCCGACCGGATTTTCAGCAAACAACAAGGAAATGACTACATGAGCATCTTCAATTCCATTGAAATACTCGTCGTGGATGACGAGTCCAATATACGCAAGCTCTTCTCCCGCGAACTGGCCTCGCCCGGCCGCACCATCCACACCGTGGGCAGCGCCAAGGAGGCTTTCGAGCACCTGCACAAACATTATTACGACATCATCATTCTCGATATACGCCTGCCCGACGCCAACGGCCTTGAACTGATGACCAAGCTGCTTGAGACCGTGCCCAACGTGGCCATCATCCTCATCACCGGCTACGCCGACGTGGACAACGCCGTGGAGGCCATGAAGAACGGGGCTTACGACTACATCACCAAGCCCTTCTCTCTGGATCGCATGGAGCAGGTCATCGAGAAGGCCTACCAGCGAGTCCGCCTTCAGAGAGAAAATGAGCTCCTGCGCCACAATTCAGAGCACAAGTCCATGCCCAAATTCATAGGGCACTCCAAATCCGTGCAGCAGGTCCGCTATCTCATCGAAAAAGCCGCGCCCACGGATGTGCCGGTCCTTCTGACCGGGGAAAGCGGCACGGGCAAGAACGTGGCCGCCGCCGCCCTGCACGCCAAAAGCAAACGCGCGGGACAGCCGCTCATCATCAAAAACTGCGGCACCTTCGACAAGGAATTGCTCAGAAGCGAACTATTCGGATACTGCAAGGGCGCCTTCACCGGAGCGGAGCGCAGCCATGACGGCCTCCTGTCCCTGGCCCACAAAGCCACCCTCTTTTTCGACGAAGTCGGGGAACTGACCCTGGAGTTGCAGGGCGCCCTCCTGCGCGTGCTTGAAACCCAGCATTTCAGGCGTGTGGGAGACAAGGAGGAGCGTTGCGTGGATGTACGCTTCGTCTTTGCCACCAACAAGGACCTGGCCAAGGAAGTCGAGATGGGACGCTTTCATGACGCCTTCTACCACCGCATCAACGTCTTCAACATAGAGCTGCCGCCGCTGCGTGAACGGCGCGAGGACATCCCGGCCCTGGTCGAGTACTTTCTCATGTCACTGGCCAAGGATGGGCAGGAGTACAAGATCTCGCCCCGGGCCATGCAGCAGCTCATGGACAATCCCTGGCCCGGCAATGTGCGCGAACTCAAGAACATCATCGAGCGGGGCATGATCCTGGCCGAGAACAACATCATAAATGTCCAGGCCCTGCCATTCTGCCAAAAGAGCTGCCAGAATCCGCGTGAAAAAGGATTTTCAACCCTTGAGGAGCTGGAACGTTCACATATCAGCATGGTCATGCATGCCGTGCAGGGCAACAAGTCCCGCGCGGCCCAGGTACTGGGTATCGGACGCAAGACCCTTTACAGAAAGCTCGAAGAGTACAGGCTGACCGAAGTGGGCCTGCAGAACGCCAATTTTCTGAGCAAATAGCGGGGTGGATCTTTTTGACACGGTCTAAAAACGCATTACCGAATCAGGGGCGCCGACAGGGCCCCCGAGAAACACCGGTAAATCATGGTGCGCAATAACCGCTTATGGCTGTTGTGTTTTTTCCCGTCATCCTCTAGCCTGGGGCGGATCGTAAATTGCGCCGCGTCCGGGCTGGCCCGTGCCTGACCGTGCGACGGCAAAAAACTCCAGGATTCGCCAATGCCAACGGTATTTTTCTTTTGCGACGCCACAGGGCGCGTCGTCGAAGCGCACGCAGGGGAATTCGAGGAATGGGACCTTTCTCCCGGCACATCCCTGTGCAACGCCTTGGGCATTGACTGCCCGAACGGAGAACTTCTGAAGGCCCGCCTTTCCCCAGGCACCACACACACTCTGACCGGACCATCGGGACAGCCCATAAGCCTGCGGATCATGCCCCTGCCCAAAAGCCTTGCCCCCGAGGGAGGATTCCTCGCCACCGTAAGAATCTCCTCGCAGCTCGGCATCCTCGCCACGGACAATCCCGAACCCTCGGCCGCCACGCTGGATTATGCCGTGTTCAACGCCGTGTTCAACGACGCACGTGACGCGATCCTGCTCACGGATGAACAATTCCGCATCCTTGCCGCCAACCGCAAAGCCCACTCCCTGTACGCCGAAGGAGAAGAACCACTGGCCGGCGCCACGTTCAAACGCATCCTGCGCGCCGTGGACGAAGCGCGAGTCCTGGCCTCGGCCAGATCCCTGAAAAACGGGGCCTCGTGGCGTGGCACTCTCACGACCTTGAGGCCGGACGGCCAGGAAACACCGGTCAAGCTGGGCGTTCGATGCCTGAGCGTGGGCGAAGTGCGGCTGTTCCAATTCATGATGCGCGACCTGCGCGGACGCATCGCCCTTGAACGCGACCTGGCCCAGAGCCGACTGGCGGTCGCGGACATGAACACGGCCCTGAAGCAGGTTCTGCGCAATGTGGAAGAAGAACGCCAGGAGCTCAAGGACGAACTTGTGCAGCAGGTCCGTGAAGAAGTTCTGCCAACGGTGGAACGGATCGCCCTGGAAGACTCGCCTCTGGTACGCCAGGCCTACAGATCCGCCCTGGAGGAAAAGATCGCGGACATGGGCGTAACCACCCCCGAATCGGCCAATCTCTTTGCCAGACTCACTCCCCGCGAAATGGACATCTGCCGTCTCATCCAGCAGAGTTGGCAAGGCCGGGCCATCGCCGAGGAACTCGGCATCTCCTTTGAAACCCTGCAGACACACCGCAAGAACATCCGCCGCAAGCTCGGGCTCAAGGGCGGCCCGATTTCCCTTTCCGCCTTTGTGCAACAGCATCCTCCATTCTGATCTGTCGGGTACTCGCCCATACCCGATACGTCCCCGCTCCCTCCCCTTGATCTCTCGCGCTTTTCCCCTAGTCTATCCAATGCTGCAAAAAGGCGCGCAAGAAAGCGCGCTTCGTTAACTTGAGCCAAGGAGACTTAATGGCAAAAATATATGTAGAAGGTCTGTATAAAATTTTCGGCCCCAACCCGAAGAAAGCTCTGCAGATGTTATCCCAAGGCAAAAGCAAGGACGACATCATGGCCTCCACCCGGCACGGCGTAGGCGTCAACAACGCCAATTTCGAAGTGCATGAAGGGGAGATCGTGGTAGTCATGGGCCTGTCCGGCAGCGGAAAATCCACGCTGGTGCGCTGTCTGAACCGCCTGATCACGCCTACCGCAGGCAAGATTCTCATCGACGGACGCGATGTCCTGACCATGGGCGAGGACGAACTGCGGCAGTTGCGACAACGCAAGATGGGCATGGTCTTCCAAAATTTCGCCCTCTTTCCGCACCGCACCGTGCTCGAAAACGCCGCCCTCGGCCTTGAAATCCAGGGTATGGACAGGGAGCAACGGCTGAAACTTGCCGATGAAGCCCTCTCCCTGGTCGGACTTGACGGATGGGGCGCATCATATCCGCGCCAGCTGTCCGGCGGGATGCAGCAGCGAGTCGGACTTGCCAGGGCGCTGGCCCTGAGTCCCGACATCCTGCTCATGGACGAAGCCTTCAGTGCGCTCGATCCCCTCATCCGTCGCGACATGCAGGACGAACTGATCAGCCTGCAGGAACGGATGCAGAAAACCATCGTCTTCATATCGCATGACCTGGACGAAGCCCTGAAGCTCGGCGACCGCATCATTCTAATGAAGGACGGCGCCATCGTGCAGATTGGATCACCGGAAGAAATCCTGACCCACCCGGCCGATGAATACGTAGCGCGATTCGTCGAGGACGTGGACATCACCAAAGTCCTGACCGCCGAATCCGTCATGAAGCACAGCGAGGCCGTGGCCTATCTGCGCACAGACGGTCCCCGTGCGGCCCTGCGCAAGATGCGTAAGCACAACATCGCCCATCTCTTCGTCGTGGACCACACGCACCGGCTGGTAGGGATCGTCTCCGCCGACGCGGCGGCCATCCTGGCCCAACGCGGCGAGGGAAGCCTGACCGAAGCCATCTGCACGGATATCAAGACCGTTTTTCCGGACACGGCAGCTCATGATCTCTTCAGCATAATGGCCGATCTGCCTTACCCGCTGGCCGTGGTCGATGAAGCAAACAAGTTCAAGGGAGTCATTGTACGCGGCACACTTGTCGCGGCCCTGGCTGAAAGAGGAGGTGCCGCATGAACGAGTACAAACTGCCGGTAGGCGAAGTCATCGAGACTGGCATCGACTTTCTGGTCGAACACTTGTCATTTATCACCAAAGCCAGCGCCGAGGTGGTCGAGACGCTGCTGGGGGCCATGGAAAGCGGCCTGCTGCTCATCCCCATCCCGGTTTTCATCGTGCTGGTGGGAGCCTGCGTATGGTTCCTGACCAAGGAGCGCAAACTCACCCTGGGCAGCGCTCTCGGCCTTGCGCTGATCTGGAACATGGGACTTTGGACCGCGACGGTCAGCACCATCGCCCTGGTTCTGGTCGCCACGCTCTGCGCCATCGCCATCGGCGTACCGCTGGGTATCTGCGCGGCCATCAGCAAAGGCACATACAAGGTGGTCATGCCCGTCCTCGACGTGATGCAGACCATGCCGGCCTTTGTCTATCTGATCCCGGCCATCCCCTTTTTCGGGCTGGGCAAGACAGCGGCCATTTTTTCCACGGTCATTTTTTCAATGCCTCCGGCGATCCGCTTCACGTGCCTCGGAATCCGACAGATTCCCGCGGAGCTTGTGGAATGTTCCACCGCTTTCGGCGCAACGCGCATGCAGAGACTGTACAAGCTGGACCTGCCCCTGGCCGCGCCGACCATCATGGCCGGCATCAACCAGACGGTCATGCTGGCCCTGTCCATGGTCGTCATCGCGTCCATGATCGGCGCCAAGGGTCTGGGCGGAGAGGTTTGGAAAGCCATCCAGCGCCTGCAGATGGGGCGCGGATTCGAGGCGGGCATAGCCATTGTCATCGTGGCCATGATCCTGGACCGGGTGCTGCAGAAGCTTGGCACCCGAAAAGAAAACTAAAACAAAGGAGTTACCTGTGAAAAGAATTCTACTTACCATCGCGTGTCTGATGCTCTTGATTCAACCTGCCATGGCCGCCAAGGGCAAGGTTCGCATCGCTTACGTCGAATGGGACTGCGCCACGGCCAGCACTACGGTTGCCAAGGCCGCGCTGGAAGAAATGGGTTATGAAGTCGAAACCCTCGCGGTCGCGGCAGCAGCCATGTGGCAGGCCCTTGGAACCGGCGACGTTGACGCCATGGTCACCGCCTGGTTGCCCGTGACCCATGCCGACTATTACGCAAAGGTCAAAGACAAGGTCGAAAAAGTGTCCGTGGTCTCCGGCGGAGCCAAGCTTGGCTGGGCCGTGCCTGCGTACGTTACCATCAACTCCATTGAGGAGCTGAACGCCAACGCCGACAAATTCAACGGCAAGATCATCGGCATCGACCCGGGCGCCGGCCTCATGAAGCTGTCCGAACAGGTCATCGCCGACTACAAGCTGGACAAGCTGGAACTGATGGAAGGCAGTGGTGCAACCATGACCGCAGCCCTGGACAATGCCATAAAGAACAAGGAATGGGTGGTCGTCACCGCTTGGTCCCCACACTGGATGTTCGGCAAGTGGGAACTCAAGTACCTGGAAGACCCCAAGGGCATCCTTGGCGGCGAAGAACAGATCGAGGCCATCGTGCGCAAGGGCCTGGACAAGGACATGCCTGAAGTTCATGCCTTCTTCTCCAACTTCAAGTGGGATTCCCCGGCACAGCTGCAGATGGTCATGGCCTGGAACCAGGAAGGCGGAAGCCCCGAGGAAAACGCCCAGCGTTTCCTGAAGGAATATCCGGAGACCGTGAAGCGCTGGATGGGCAAATAACCGCAGTCTTAAACACGACGCTAAACGGCTCGGGCCAGGGATATGATCCCCGGCCCGAGCCGTTTTTTTTTTGCTTTCCCGGATGACAAGTCCTATAAGACCTATAGGTCCCATGGGACCCATAAATTTCCGCCAGAGGCATCTCCCCAACAAAAAACCCCGGCTCGCACCGGGGTTTTCTGATCAGGCCAGCTTACCGCAACATTTCTTGTACTTCTGCCCACTGCCGCAGGGGCAGGGGTCGTTGCGGCCGACCTTGGGGTCAACCCGGCGCACCGTGTCCGGCTTCTTGTCGGCGGGCTCGTTGCCGCCGACATATTTCACGTCTTCCTGTTCCTCGTGCTTCAGCTCCTCCTGCTTGACCGCCTCGATGCGCAGGTGGGTTAGCGCCTTCATGGTGTTCTCGCGAATGCGGAAGATGAGGTCCTCGAACAGCTCGAAGCCCTCGCGCTTGTATTCCTGCTTGGGATCACGCTGGGCGTATCCGCGCAGGCCGATGCCTTCCTTGAGGTAGTCCATCTGCAGCAGATGGTCTTTCCAGTTGCGATCGAGGGCATCGAGCAGAAAGAAGCGCAGGATTTCCTGGTACTGATCAGGGGCGGCGGCGCGATGTTCCTCCAAAACGGACAGGATCGCGGTCCGTGCATCGTCCTTTTCGATGAATTTTCCACCCGGTGCCATGCGCTCCATGGCGAAGACTTCGTCCAGCTTGGAGCGGATCATGCCCCGGATTTCTTCGGGAGATTCGGAGTGCCCCTTCTTGTTTTCAAGGGGCTCGTAGACCTGGGAGAGCAGATCGTCGATGAACTCCTCCACCGTGGGCTGCAGGTCGTCGGCGATCATGAACTCGCGGCGCAGGGAATAGATGACCTCGCGCTGCTGGTTCATGACGTTGTCATAGTCGATGAGCTGCTTGCGGATCTCGAAGTTGTGTCCTTCGACCCGCTTCTGGGCATTTTCAATGGACCGTGAAATGAGCGGATTCTCGATGGTCTGACCGTCTTCCAGGCCCAGCTTGTCCATGATTCCGGCGATGCGGTCGGATCCGAAGAGACGCATGAGCGTGTCGTCCAAGGCCAGGTAGAAGCGCGAGGAACCGGGGTCGCCCTGACGTCCGGCGCGGCCGCGCAGCTGGTTGTCGATGCGCCGGCTCTCGTGGCGCTCGGAGCCCAGGATGTGCAGTCCGCCAAGCTCGCGCACGCCTTCTCCAAGGACGATGTCCGTGCCTCGACCAGCCATGTTGGTGGCGATGGTCACCCGCCCTTTCTGTCCGGCCATGGCCACGATCTCGGCTTCCTTCTCGTGGTACTTGGCGTTCAGGACTTCATGCGGAACGCCTTTCTTCTTGAGCAGGGATGCGATGTACTCGGACTTCTCGATGGATGTGGTGCCGACCAGAACCGGCTGCCCCTTGGCGTGCAGGCCCTTGATCTCCTCCACGATGGCCGCGAACTTTTCGGCCTGCGTCTTCAGGATCACGTCGGGAAAATCCTTGCGCACCATCTGCTTGTTCGGTGGAGCGACCACGACTTCCAGCCCGTAAATCTGCTGGAACTCCACGGCTTCGGTATCTGCCGTACCGGTCATGCCGGCCAGCTTCTCGTACATACGGAAGAAATTCTGAAAGGTGATGCTCGCAAGGGTCTGGTTCTCGGCCTCGACCTTGACCCCTTCCTTGGCTTCGAGGGCCTGATGCAGGCCGTCGCTGAAACGCCGCCCGGGCATGAGTCGGCCGGTGAACTCATCCACGATGACCACCTGTCCGTCCTTGACGATATAGTGATCATCCAGGGTGAAGAGATAATGGGCGCGCAAGGCCTGAAGAATATGGTGCTGCAGGGTGATGTTGGCCGGATCGAAGAGGTTGGTCACGCCCAGGATCTCTTCGCAATGGGCCACGCCCTCGTCGGTGAGCACGACGGTTCGCGCCTTTTCATCGATGGTGAAATGCTCGTCCCGGTCCAGCTTGGGAATGATGGCGTTGACGCGGCCATAGAGCGAGGTCGATTTTTCGCCCGGACCCGAGATGATGAGCGGGGTACGGGCTTCGTCGATGAGGATGGAGTCCACTTCGTCGACGATGGCGAAATTGAGCGGACGCTGCACAAGCTGATGCTTGTAGAATTTCATGTTGTCGCGCAGGTAGTCGAACCCGAACTCGTTGTTGGTGCCGTAGGTCACATCCGCGCCGTAGGCCTGCTGGCGCTCGGCGTCGGAGAGGCCGTGCACGATGACGCCGACGGATAGTCCCATGAACGTGTAGAGCTGGCCCATCCAGGCCGCGTCACGCTTGGCCAGGTAGTCGTTGACCGTGACCACGTGCACGCCCTTTCCAGACAGGGCGTTCAGAACTACTGGCAGGGTCGCGACCAGGGTCTTGCCCTCGCCAGTCTTCATCTCCGCGATCTTGCCCTGGTGCAGAATCATGCCACCCATGAGCTGCACGTCAAAATGGCGCATGCCAAGCACCCGGCGGCTGGCCTCGCGAGTCAGGGCGAAAACCTCGGGCAGCAGGGAATCAAGTTCGCGCCCACCGGCCACTGCTTCCCGGTACTCCGCAAAGCGGCTCGGAATCTCGGCATCGGCAAGAGCCTGCATTTCCTTTTCCAGGGCGTTTATCTTGCCGACCGTGGGCTGCAAGGTTTTCAGGAATCTGTCGTTTCTGGAACCGAATATTTTCTTGGTCAAGTAACCGATCATGAATACTCCCGACTCGTTGGTCTTGGGGATAAAAGAGTCTCTTGCCGGGGGGCGGGTGCTCCGGCTAGAAATCGGACCCATGCCCCGAGCTCACGCACTAGGGCAGATTTTTTACAATTACAACCGCAAGAAGGCAGCCATGAACGAGCATAACCGCGCCCTATTGATCATCGACATGCAACACGACTTCGCCGTGCCCGGCGGGGCCTGCGAGGTAGCCGGGGCCCATGCCACCATTCCGGTCATCCGCAAGGTCCTGACCCGATTTCGGGACCTTGGCTTGCCGGTCTTTCACATCGTGCGCGAATACCGCAGCGATGGCTCCGACGTCGAAATTTCCCGCCTTGAAGCCTTGAAAACCCGGCCCATGGTGGTTCCCGGCACTCCGGGAGTGCGCATCGCGCCAGGGCTTGAGCCCATCGAGGGCGAGTACCGCATCGTCAAAAAACGCTTTAGCGCGTTCATGTTCACGGAGCTCGACCTGATCCTGCGCCGCAAGGGAATCACGCACCTGGCCGTGACCGGCACTCAGCTGCCTTTTTGCCTGCGCACAACCCTGTTTGACGGATTGAGCCTGGGCTACCACATGACCCTGCTGACCGACGCCTCTTCCTCGCGCACGCAACAGATCCACCTGGCCAACATCCAGGACATCCGGGACGCGGGCATGGCCTGCGTGAGCGTGGAGGAATATCTGCACGGCATCAACACGCCGGCCTGATGCCGTGCCGGGGGAAGACCGCCGCCTCTCAGGCCCGGTTCATCTCCCGCTCGGTGTCCCGGTTCACGGCTTTCTGTTTCAAGTCCTCGCGCCGATCGTAGACCTTCTTGCCCTTGGCCAGGGCCAGTTCGATCTTGATCTTGCCGTCCTTGAAATAGAGTTTGGTCGGCACCAGGGTCAGTCCCTTCTGCTCCATCTTCGATTTGAGCGAGTGAATCTCGTGGCGATGCATGAGCAGCTTGCGCTCCCGATCCGGGACATGCTGGGCGTATCCGGCGTTGGCGTAAGTGGAGATATGCACGCCCGAGAGAAAGGCTTCGCCTTCCGTGATGCGTACATAGCCATCCATGAAGTTTACTTTTCCTTCACGCAGGGATTTGACCTCGGAGCCGGTCAGCATGATGCCGGCCTCGATGAAATCGAGCAGTTCGAAAAAATGACGGGCCTTGCGGTTGGCCGCGATGATCTTGATGCCTGTAGGCTTGGCGCACATGAAAAAATCCTTGAAGTTGAAATCTAGTCGTCCACCAGGGAGGAGTAGAACATGAGCTCCTCGGGAAAACGGCGGAAGATCATTTCCCGGACGAGCTTGTTGTTGCGGGCCACCGAATGGCTGGCCATGACCTGCTTCAGGAGGGCGTTGCATTCCTCCATGGAGGCCTGCCGGACGATGCGCTTGATGCCCGGAATGGACTGGGGCCCAAGACTGATGGAGTCGACCTGCATGCCCATGAGTACAGGGATGCAAAAGGGATCGGCCGCAAGCTCGCCGCACAGGCAGACCTCGATGCCCGCCCGGTGGGCCGAGTCCACCACCCACTTGATGGAGCGCACGATGGCCGGATGCAAGGGCTGGTACAGATAGGACACATCCTTGTTGGTGCGGTCGATGCCCAGGGAATACTGAATGAGGTCATTAGTGCCGATACTGAAAAAGTCCACCTCGCGGGCCAGAAAATCGGCGGTGATGACGGCGCTCGGCACCTCGATCATGATGCCCATGGGCATGTCCTCGCGGAAGCAGATCCCTTCCGCGTGCATCTCCTCCTGGACCTCCCGGTAGAA from Desulfomicrobium macestii includes the following:
- a CDS encoding iron-containing alcohol dehydrogenase, with amino-acid sequence MDIRKFSLPEIIFGHGSMEYTGSYALQLGAKKVFVVSDPGLERSGWVGKLIEVLEASALKWVYYSNVSSNPRDYEVHLGADLYKAEGADVVIGLGGGSPLDMAKGVATVASNGGIIQDYEGANLIIRPLPPMIFLPSTAGSGSDISQFAIITDVARKVKMSLISRSLTPNVSIIDPEMLSTAGDDLIVTSAVDALSHAVESYVSLIAHTLTETQAVKAMHLILDNLKPALKTRDPLAMENLSMAAVAAGMSFSNASLGACHAIAHSLGGFFDTTHGMVHPVLLPAVMSYNLPACEAKMATIGEIVLGKRLSSSLQTAEGGIKRLKEIFLELGTAVHFREIVDDETAFPQICEMATKDACLLTNPRPATAEELLRICQEVW
- a CDS encoding two-component system sensor histidine kinase NtrB, with the protein product MGKTTLSDIVGPEYTKLGFFREVQEKMGELETYNAELERKKQEIQDILNGIMDLLAVVSPDYRIVYVNKVFNDYFDIPHPEGLFCYQVFRGGSEPCQICPLRTALQTGKPDRASYIDHRPDRSLHFEVVASPMFDDKSQVRTVLVSKRDVTMEKEYQAKYYQAEKMATIGLLAAGVAHEINNPLAAISGFSEALKRRLPYLGTLLDKETEQGILEDFTDYTTTILEECNRCRDIVGNLLSFSSQKTCKFNTIDLNSLVTGSLKILHHQIKLHPGITLHQDLCPEPVTIRGAQGELKQVLLNLVLNAMDAIDAKGTITIRTSMDNAERAALIVEDTGQGIPPETLDKLFIPFFTTKTKGHSIGIGLSICYNIIKMHGGEIHVCSEPGKGSAFRVMLPTGFSANNKEMTT
- a CDS encoding sigma-54-dependent transcriptional regulator: MSIFNSIEILVVDDESNIRKLFSRELASPGRTIHTVGSAKEAFEHLHKHYYDIIILDIRLPDANGLELMTKLLETVPNVAIILITGYADVDNAVEAMKNGAYDYITKPFSLDRMEQVIEKAYQRVRLQRENELLRHNSEHKSMPKFIGHSKSVQQVRYLIEKAAPTDVPVLLTGESGTGKNVAAAALHAKSKRAGQPLIIKNCGTFDKELLRSELFGYCKGAFTGAERSHDGLLSLAHKATLFFDEVGELTLELQGALLRVLETQHFRRVGDKEERCVDVRFVFATNKDLAKEVEMGRFHDAFYHRINVFNIELPPLRERREDIPALVEYFLMSLAKDGQEYKISPRAMQQLMDNPWPGNVRELKNIIERGMILAENNIINVQALPFCQKSCQNPREKGFSTLEELERSHISMVMHAVQGNKSRAAQVLGIGRKTLYRKLEEYRLTEVGLQNANFLSK
- a CDS encoding LuxR family transcriptional regulator; its protein translation is MPTVFFFCDATGRVVEAHAGEFEEWDLSPGTSLCNALGIDCPNGELLKARLSPGTTHTLTGPSGQPISLRIMPLPKSLAPEGGFLATVRISSQLGILATDNPEPSAATLDYAVFNAVFNDARDAILLTDEQFRILAANRKAHSLYAEGEEPLAGATFKRILRAVDEARVLASARSLKNGASWRGTLTTLRPDGQETPVKLGVRCLSVGEVRLFQFMMRDLRGRIALERDLAQSRLAVADMNTALKQVLRNVEEERQELKDELVQQVREEVLPTVERIALEDSPLVRQAYRSALEEKIADMGVTTPESANLFARLTPREMDICRLIQQSWQGRAIAEELGISFETLQTHRKNIRRKLGLKGGPISLSAFVQQHPPF
- a CDS encoding quaternary amine ABC transporter ATP-binding protein encodes the protein MAKIYVEGLYKIFGPNPKKALQMLSQGKSKDDIMASTRHGVGVNNANFEVHEGEIVVVMGLSGSGKSTLVRCLNRLITPTAGKILIDGRDVLTMGEDELRQLRQRKMGMVFQNFALFPHRTVLENAALGLEIQGMDREQRLKLADEALSLVGLDGWGASYPRQLSGGMQQRVGLARALALSPDILLMDEAFSALDPLIRRDMQDELISLQERMQKTIVFISHDLDEALKLGDRIILMKDGAIVQIGSPEEILTHPADEYVARFVEDVDITKVLTAESVMKHSEAVAYLRTDGPRAALRKMRKHNIAHLFVVDHTHRLVGIVSADAAAILAQRGEGSLTEAICTDIKTVFPDTAAHDLFSIMADLPYPLAVVDEANKFKGVIVRGTLVAALAERGGAA
- a CDS encoding ABC transporter permease, with product MNEYKLPVGEVIETGIDFLVEHLSFITKASAEVVETLLGAMESGLLLIPIPVFIVLVGACVWFLTKERKLTLGSALGLALIWNMGLWTATVSTIALVLVATLCAIAIGVPLGICAAISKGTYKVVMPVLDVMQTMPAFVYLIPAIPFFGLGKTAAIFSTVIFSMPPAIRFTCLGIRQIPAELVECSTAFGATRMQRLYKLDLPLAAPTIMAGINQTVMLALSMVVIASMIGAKGLGGEVWKAIQRLQMGRGFEAGIAIVIVAMILDRVLQKLGTRKEN